CGAGCAGGTACCAACCCACGGCCGCCACATCCATGCTGTGGTATGGCAACAGATGGCAGCTATCGCCTCCATCCTCCGGCCTAGCTTTACCCCAGTAGAGGTAATACGACATCCTTGTCCCTCGCAGCATCTTGTCGGCCATTTCATACAAGCATTCTTAACCACCCTCTGCCACCCTGAAGATTCATCCACGATGCTTATCAACCCGGTCTTGATGCGGGGCATCCACTCCTCCGCGACCTCCAAGGACGGAGACTCTATGAACGACACACCGCTCCCCTGGGATACCCTGGCCCGCTATCGGCTGATCGAGATCCTGGCGTTCTGGGAGGGTCGAGTGGTGGCCGCGCAGATCGGCGAGGCCTTCGGCATCGGCCGTCAACAGGCACAGTAAGGTGCTGCGATGCTACCGGGAGCATGTGCCGGAAAACCTGGCCTACGACGAGTCCCGGCGCGGTTTCATTCCCACGGAGGCGTTCCGGCCGCGTTTCACCCGGGGCCGGGTCGAGGAATACCTGCAGTTGCTGGGTGCGCACGCGGACCTGGACTCGCCCTTCGCCGGCCTGGGGCTGGGCGCGGCGGACACCGAGTCGCTGCCGCTGCCGAGCCGGGCGGTGGACCCGCTCGTGGTGCGCGAGGTGGTCAAGGCGGCTCGGGCGGGGCGTCGGCTGGAGGCGATCTATTCGTCCTTCCGCAATCCCGCCGGGGAGGCCCGCATCCTGGTGCCGCATACCCTGGTCTTCGCCGCCGGCCGCTGGCACGTTCGGGCCTACTGCGAGAAACACCGCGAATACCGGGACTTCGTGCTGAGCCGTTTCCGCGGCGTGCCGGAAGACACCGGCGAAATGCTGGGCGATCACGGCCAGGCGGGGGACGCCGACTGGCAGACACGAGTCGAGGTGCGCCTGATCCCCGACCGCCGCCTGCCGCCCGAGGAGCGCGAGATGCTGGCGGTGGACTACGGCATGCGCGACGGCGAGCTGAGGCTCCACTGCCGCGGGCCGCTGGTGCTCTATGCCCTGCGCGAGCTGGGGGTGAATCCGCACCATGTGGAGGCCGAGCCCCGCGCCCAGCAGATCGAGGTGGTCAACCGCGAGGCCCTGGCCGAGTGGATCCTGTGGTCCTGACGCCACCTACTCCTGTCCACGCCGCGCCCGCCGCCGCTCTTTCATCCGCCCCAGGCCCCGCCGCAGCGGGCGCCATAGCCGGCTGAGCAGCCACAGCACGGGCAGACCGATCACCAGCCAGGGGGTGAGGAAGACCACCACCAGGATGACCTGGCCGAGCGACTCGAAGAACAGCGAGACGCTGCGGTCCAGCGCCCGCCACAGGGGGGCGAGCACGCCGTGCTGGTGGGGCTCGACCCAGCGCTGCTCCTGGTAGCGGGCGGTGATGGCCACGCTGTCGGTCACCCGGGCGAGATGGCGCTGCCGGCCCTGCATGGACTCGATCTCGCCCTGCACGCGGGCCAGCTCCCGCTCCACCTGCAGCAGGTCCTGAATGCGCCGCTCGCTGAAGCCGCGCCCCTCCTCGGCCAGTTCGGTGAGCCGCTCACGCAGCACCACCTGCTGGGCGAGTCGGGCCTCGAGATCGATGATCTGCTGGGTGCGGTCCTGGCGGGTGATCTCCACGCCGCTGAGCGCCGGGGATTCGGCGATCAGCCGCAGCGGCTCGGCGTCCTTCAGGCGGGCGCGATCGATGCGCATGCCCAGCTCCCCGCCCGCCAGGCCGTGGCGCGGCGTGTCGAGCCGGCCGTGCGTCACCCAACAGGAGTCGACGGCGACACAGGCCGCCTGGGTCTCCCGATAGGCGGTGACCAGGCGCTTGGCGTCCTCGAACTGCAGGGTGTAGGCGCGTCGCTCCTCGACCCGCGCCTCCGCGTTCTCCGCCGGGCGCCCGGCGTCCATCCGGGGCGCCCGGCCGACCAGGGCTCCGCTCGGGACGTCACTCGCCTCCCGGGACGGGGCGGGCTCCGTCGGCGATCGCGGCTCGGGGTCCTCATCACCGCAGCCCGCCAGCCCCGGGAGCAGGCACGCGGTCAGGGCGAGGGGCAGGAGGCGGGGGCGA
The Halomonas sp. M4R1S46 DNA segment above includes these coding regions:
- a CDS encoding WYL domain-containing protein, with protein sequence MLRCYREHVPENLAYDESRRGFIPTEAFRPRFTRGRVEEYLQLLGAHADLDSPFAGLGLGAADTESLPLPSRAVDPLVVREVVKAARAGRRLEAIYSSFRNPAGEARILVPHTLVFAAGRWHVRAYCEKHREYRDFVLSRFRGVPEDTGEMLGDHGQAGDADWQTRVEVRLIPDRRLPPEEREMLAVDYGMRDGELRLHCRGPLVLYALRELGVNPHHVEAEPRAQQIEVVNREALAEWILWS
- a CDS encoding DUF4349 domain-containing protein is translated as MDAGRPAENAEARVEERRAYTLQFEDAKRLVTAYRETQAACVAVDSCWVTHGRLDTPRHGLAGGELGMRIDRARLKDAEPLRLIAESPALSGVEITRQDRTQQIIDLEARLAQQVVLRERLTELAEEGRGFSERRIQDLLQVERELARVQGEIESMQGRQRHLARVTDSVAITARYQEQRWVEPHQHGVLAPLWRALDRSVSLFFESLGQVILVVVFLTPWLVIGLPVLWLLSRLWRPLRRGLGRMKERRRARRGQE